One window of the Halobacillus litoralis genome contains the following:
- the dgoD gene encoding galactonate dehydratase: protein MKIVNMETFVVPPRWLFLKITTDEGIVGWGEPVIEGRAETVETAVHELKDYLLGKDPLPIEDHWNVMYRSGFYRGGPIHMSAIAGIDQALWDIKGKYYNAPVSELMGGACRESIDVYSWIGGDRPSDVGGAAKEAVDRGFRAIKMNGTEELQYIDTHRKIDETLERVAAVREAVGKDVGIGIDFHGRVHKPMAKILAKELETYRPMFIEEPVLPENNEALKEIAAHTSIPIATGERMYSRWDFKELLASGHVDVIQPDLSHAGGITECKKIATMAEAYDVALAPHCPLGPIALASCLQVDATCHNAFIQEQSLGIHYNKGSDLLDYIEDASVFTYEDGQVEMLKGPGLGIEINEDKVRQMAEEGHRWRNPVWRHRDGSVAEW from the coding sequence ATGAAAATCGTCAATATGGAAACATTCGTCGTCCCGCCACGCTGGTTGTTTTTGAAAATAACCACAGATGAGGGGATTGTCGGCTGGGGAGAGCCAGTCATCGAAGGTCGAGCGGAAACGGTGGAAACCGCTGTCCATGAATTGAAGGATTATTTGCTGGGTAAAGACCCGCTTCCGATTGAAGATCATTGGAACGTCATGTACCGCTCAGGTTTTTACCGTGGCGGACCTATTCATATGAGCGCTATTGCTGGAATCGACCAGGCGTTATGGGATATTAAAGGGAAATATTACAATGCTCCTGTTTCTGAATTGATGGGCGGCGCGTGCCGTGAATCCATCGATGTGTACTCCTGGATCGGTGGTGACCGTCCATCTGACGTAGGCGGTGCTGCCAAAGAAGCGGTCGATCGCGGCTTCCGTGCTATCAAAATGAATGGTACAGAAGAACTGCAGTACATCGACACACACCGGAAAATAGACGAAACGCTCGAAAGGGTAGCGGCAGTAAGAGAAGCGGTCGGCAAAGATGTCGGGATCGGCATCGATTTTCACGGTCGTGTCCACAAGCCGATGGCCAAAATTTTAGCGAAAGAATTGGAAACTTATCGTCCGATGTTCATTGAAGAACCTGTGTTACCTGAAAATAATGAAGCATTGAAAGAAATCGCTGCCCATACATCGATTCCGATTGCGACAGGGGAACGGATGTATTCACGCTGGGACTTCAAAGAGCTGCTGGCGAGCGGTCATGTAGATGTCATCCAGCCTGACTTATCTCATGCAGGGGGCATAACCGAATGTAAAAAAATCGCCACGATGGCTGAAGCTTACGATGTCGCGTTGGCTCCTCACTGTCCATTAGGGCCGATCGCGCTTGCTTCATGCCTGCAGGTCGATGCCACCTGTCACAACGCCTTCATACAGGAGCAAAGCCTTGGCATCCACTATAACAAGGGCAGTGATCTGCTTGATTATATTGAAGATGCCTCTGTGTTCACGTATGAAGACGGCCAAGTGGAAATGTTGAAAGGGCCAGGCCTTGGGATTGAGATCAATGAAGATAAGGTACGACAA